One window of Methanogenium organophilum genomic DNA carries:
- a CDS encoding DsrE family protein → MVKTINAQGIRSPNAAILADNVIKNLDDTNEEVRFILSPGAEEGMENVAHKHGYTLEVTKSGNLIEAGMIPSGKTMKEINVTGDVCPGPVITVGNIIANLTVGERIKVIAASQETLDDITMAIQSSGSGVIGQGTEGELHYLIAEKAEKQEAASSAVVSRDRVVIAQSNGIGNAERAYATFLFSQVALSMGKEVTIFLLMDGAGIGKKGNAKGVKHPEFERLDHLMEDVIKAGATVYVCELSAKFRGIGADDLVEGVRLAGAATYLELLSNPANAVVNF, encoded by the coding sequence ATGGTAAAGACCATCAATGCGCAGGGGATCCGTTCCCCCAATGCGGCCATCCTCGCAGACAATGTCATCAAAAATCTGGATGACACGAATGAGGAAGTCCGCTTCATTCTCAGTCCGGGTGCGGAAGAGGGGATGGAGAATGTCGCCCATAAACACGGATATACACTTGAAGTCACGAAATCCGGCAACCTGATTGAGGCCGGGATGATACCATCAGGAAAGACAATGAAAGAAATTAACGTCACCGGGGACGTCTGCCCGGGCCCGGTTATCACCGTCGGCAACATCATCGCAAACCTTACCGTCGGGGAGAGAATTAAGGTGATAGCCGCCAGCCAGGAGACACTGGACGACATCACCATGGCGATACAATCCTCCGGGTCCGGAGTTATCGGGCAGGGCACCGAAGGTGAACTCCATTACCTGATCGCCGAGAAGGCCGAAAAACAGGAGGCCGCCTCCTCAGCCGTCGTGAGCAGAGACCGTGTGGTAATTGCACAGAGCAACGGTATTGGCAACGCAGAGCGGGCATATGCGACGTTCCTCTTCTCACAGGTCGCCCTGAGCATGGGCAAAGAGGTCACGATATTCCTCCTCATGGATGGTGCGGGCATTGGAAAGAAAGGAAACGCCAAAGGCGTGAAGCATCCCGAATTTGAGCGCCTGGACCATCTCATGGAAGATGTCATCAAAGCAGGCGCAACGGTCTATGTCTGTGAGCTGAGTGCAAAATTCCGGGGTATCGGTGCGGACGATCTGGTAGAAGGGGTCCGGCTTGCAGGCGCAGCAACCTACCTTGAACTTCTGAGCAACCCGGCAAACGCCGTTGTGAATTTCTGA
- a CDS encoding MFS transporter yields the protein MNCFPYAAFMVFLPVLAANEDKFSTTVIGLIIAVEVVSMGMSLGYFGRLVDRHKKFWFVVGGTVLVAVATFALAFVRDVFGVTIIALCIGIGNAMAIAAATAVVAIDGRATGQGVAMGAFNTVASLGITIPPLIFGVVLVWWGVDAIFIISAFLSLAALIPFWLLVVRSRKRPVEGGVNC from the coding sequence ATCAACTGCTTTCCGTATGCGGCCTTTATGGTCTTCCTCCCGGTTCTTGCCGCAAACGAGGACAAATTCTCGACCACGGTCATTGGACTGATCATCGCAGTCGAGGTGGTGTCGATGGGGATGAGCCTCGGATATTTTGGCCGACTGGTCGACCGGCACAAAAAATTCTGGTTTGTCGTGGGGGGAACGGTGCTGGTGGCGGTTGCCACGTTCGCTCTTGCGTTCGTCAGGGATGTCTTTGGTGTCACTATCATAGCACTCTGCATCGGTATTGGGAATGCGATGGCCATCGCTGCGGCAACGGCAGTGGTGGCAATCGATGGACGGGCGACCGGACAGGGTGTCGCCATGGGGGCCTTTAATACGGTGGCCAGCCTGGGGATCACCATCCCGCCCCTGATATTCGGTGTGGTTCTGGTGTGGTGGGGCGTCGATGCGATCTTTATTATCTCCGCCTTCCTCTCCCTCGCAGCCCTGATACCGTTCTGGCTCCTGGTGGTCAGGAGCAGGAAGCGGCCAGTGGAAGGCGGCGTGAACTGTTAG
- a CDS encoding hybrid sensor histidine kinase/response regulator, producing MHDFIRVLYVDDEPVLLEIGKTFLEKVNNFSVDTLTSATEALTCISTKQYDVIISDYQMPGMDGIEFLQKVRESGSNVPFILFTGKGREEVVIEAINNGVDFYLQKGGQPKAMFAELAHKVSQAVQRRRAEMSLFESERRYRLLAEHVRDVIMIADMDMRLTYISPSVTALRGVTPEEALNESIEGVMTSESYQKLMKQRDAGIRKMQSGGPIDDFHLQELEFYKSDGSTVWTEMVISLIFGPGKRPVGVVGVIRDISERKKAQEALSESEERFRAIVETSPDMIWEIDMQGNFRYVSPQILTVMGYPAEAVIGKSVLCLVPEEKFAVAKQALMRCINLEGPLVPFEVPARHWDGHDMFLEIRPSIAGTDGIPAGFRGMAVDITERRKEEEALRHANRQLGLLSRMTRHDILNNLSIASGFMEVAKMNTGNPELLRCLEGTDSAIINIESQIEFTRIYEDIGAHDPQWIGLATIMPRDYVPATVTLTDDVEGVVVFADPMLEKVFFSLLDNSVRHGQRVTEIRVSYHQSGMDLVVVWEDNGVGIAPDEKERIFEWGFGKNTGFGLFLVREILSLSGIAITETGEEGTGTRFEIVVPDGGYRFMDES from the coding sequence ATGCACGACTTCATACGTGTACTTTATGTCGATGACGAACCCGTCCTCCTTGAGATTGGCAAAACATTCCTTGAAAAAGTAAATAATTTTTCCGTTGATACCCTCACTTCAGCCACGGAGGCTCTCACCTGTATTTCTACGAAGCAGTATGATGTCATCATCTCCGATTACCAGATGCCTGGCATGGATGGCATCGAATTTTTGCAAAAGGTAAGAGAGTCAGGGAGTAACGTACCGTTCATCCTCTTCACCGGAAAGGGCCGTGAGGAGGTGGTGATCGAGGCAATCAACAATGGTGTTGATTTTTATCTCCAGAAAGGAGGTCAGCCAAAGGCAATGTTTGCGGAACTTGCCCATAAGGTCAGTCAGGCGGTGCAACGACGGCGTGCGGAGATGTCGCTCTTTGAGAGCGAGCGGCGGTACCGTCTGCTTGCAGAACATGTGCGTGATGTGATCATGATCGCTGACATGGATATGCGCCTCACCTATATCTCTCCGTCGGTCACCGCGCTTCGGGGGGTGACGCCTGAAGAGGCCCTCAATGAATCCATCGAAGGTGTCATGACCTCCGAATCCTATCAGAAACTCATGAAGCAACGCGATGCAGGAATCCGCAAGATGCAGAGCGGGGGGCCGATCGATGATTTCCATCTCCAAGAGCTGGAATTCTATAAATCAGATGGTTCAACGGTCTGGACCGAGATGGTAATCTCGCTGATCTTCGGACCCGGGAAACGTCCGGTCGGAGTGGTTGGTGTTATACGGGATATCAGCGAACGGAAAAAGGCACAGGAGGCTCTCAGCGAAAGCGAGGAGAGGTTCCGGGCAATCGTGGAAACCTCACCCGACATGATCTGGGAGATCGACATGCAGGGAAATTTCCGGTACGTAAGTCCCCAGATTTTGACCGTTATGGGGTATCCGGCGGAAGCAGTCATCGGGAAATCGGTATTATGTCTGGTCCCTGAGGAGAAGTTCGCTGTTGCGAAGCAGGCTCTGATGCGCTGCATTAATCTGGAGGGTCCTCTCGTACCATTTGAAGTTCCCGCCCGCCATTGGGATGGGCATGATATGTTCCTCGAGATCCGCCCCTCTATTGCCGGTACTGACGGGATACCTGCTGGATTCCGTGGGATGGCCGTTGATATCACCGAACGAAGGAAAGAGGAGGAAGCTCTCCGTCATGCAAACAGACAACTGGGTCTCCTTTCCCGCATGACCCGGCATGATATTCTCAACAATCTCTCGATTGCCAGTGGATTTATGGAAGTCGCGAAGATGAACACCGGGAACCCGGAGCTGCTCCGTTGCCTCGAGGGGACTGATTCTGCCATCATAAATATCGAATCGCAGATCGAATTTACCCGAATATATGAGGATATCGGTGCCCATGACCCACAGTGGATTGGTCTTGCCACCATCATGCCACGTGATTATGTGCCTGCAACAGTCACCCTGACTGATGACGTGGAAGGTGTTGTGGTATTTGCAGATCCGATGCTTGAGAAGGTGTTTTTCTCCCTCCTTGACAATTCAGTCCGACACGGCCAGCGTGTAACGGAAATCCGGGTATCCTATCACCAGTCCGGCATGGATCTGGTCGTGGTGTGGGAAGACAATGGGGTTGGGATCGCTCCCGATGAAAAGGAACGTATTTTCGAGTGGGGATTTGGGAAAAATACCGGTTTCGGGCTCTTCCTTGTCCGGGAGATTCTCTCCCTCTCCGGGATTGCCATTACTGAGACCGGGGAAGAAGGCACCGGCACCCGCTTTGAGATCGTGGTTCCGGATGGTGGATACCGGTTCATGGACGAATCCTGA
- a CDS encoding DUF169 domain-containing protein, with translation MTYETNAKELKELLGLKGSPVAVKLVHSGDEIPAGYEKVPEKSRHCQFVQDARLNGMKGYATQDDHMCKGGAGVMGIETLPEQVANGSTYHKLGNFKTAEGALDTVSAIPKSTESHYASLYSPLETAEFEPDVIVIVATPRQALRLSQAYLHEKGGRISSDYSGIQSLCGDAVVAVKERGVPNMTLGCNGSRKFSGIAEDEVILGIPPKNLPAIVEALKVFKEKWG, from the coding sequence ATGACATACGAGACCAACGCAAAGGAACTCAAAGAACTTCTGGGACTGAAGGGCAGCCCGGTTGCCGTCAAACTTGTACACTCCGGGGATGAAATTCCTGCAGGATATGAGAAGGTTCCGGAGAAGAGTCGTCATTGCCAGTTTGTACAGGATGCTCGCCTGAATGGAATGAAAGGCTATGCAACTCAGGATGACCACATGTGCAAAGGCGGTGCCGGCGTCATGGGTATTGAGACACTCCCCGAACAGGTGGCCAATGGAAGCACCTACCATAAGCTCGGCAACTTCAAAACAGCAGAAGGGGCGCTCGATACGGTAAGCGCCATTCCAAAAAGCACAGAGAGCCACTATGCATCCCTTTACTCTCCGCTGGAAACTGCAGAATTTGAACCTGATGTTATAGTTATCGTTGCCACACCACGTCAGGCGCTGAGGCTCAGTCAGGCATACCTCCATGAAAAAGGCGGCAGAATATCCAGCGATTATTCCGGCATTCAGTCGCTCTGTGGCGATGCCGTTGTTGCCGTGAAAGAGCGGGGCGTACCAAACATGACACTGGGCTGCAACGGCTCACGGAAGTTTTCCGGAATTGCAGAGGATGAAGTCATCCTCGGAATTCCGCCCAAAAATCTTCCCGCCATCGTTGAGGCGCTGAAAGTATTCAAAGAAAAGTGGGGATAA
- a CDS encoding DUF5400 domain-containing protein translates to MEITYQVIALAVLFSGIASGFITFRMLGMKLAPHFGALILALLVTFGAILTGNILVAYTAALLQIVATVTAYTQMWATLKYSFQTSPGYGPHLALVTLLPVLAVAGILL, encoded by the coding sequence ATGGAGATAACATACCAGGTAATCGCTCTTGCGGTTCTGTTCAGCGGTATTGCGAGCGGATTTATCACATTCAGGATGCTGGGGATGAAACTTGCACCCCATTTCGGAGCACTCATTCTGGCGCTGCTGGTCACCTTCGGTGCCATACTGACCGGAAATATTCTGGTTGCCTATACCGCGGCACTGCTCCAGATCGTGGCCACTGTCACGGCATACACCCAGATGTGGGCGACACTGAAGTACAGTTTCCAGACATCACCGGGATACGGCCCTCACCTTGCACTGGTGACACTGCTGCCAGTGCTGGCGGTGGCAGGAATACTACTATAA
- a CDS encoding MFS transporter, with translation MAEGLVRGPMYILLVAVFLGMLGLGIVIPLLPIFVENFGASPFWVGALFAGYGLSRIIFTPLIANYSDKYGRKWLITAGLAIYAVVSLSYIVAASVGVLFVIRFIHGIASAMIGPVAMAYVGDITPPGMEGMYQGKLSNAFYLGMGAGPLIGGALYHLSGLDAVFMLMSGLSVIPCLLCIRYLPESKPQSRTPPCIWKAFCHRHM, from the coding sequence ATGGCTGAGGGTTTGGTGCGGGGGCCAATGTACATCCTCCTCGTGGCGGTATTTCTTGGCATGTTGGGGCTTGGGATCGTCATTCCCCTGCTACCAATTTTTGTTGAAAATTTCGGGGCCAGCCCGTTCTGGGTTGGTGCACTCTTTGCAGGCTACGGTCTCTCCCGCATCATCTTCACGCCGCTCATCGCGAATTATTCCGACAAATATGGCAGAAAATGGCTGATTACGGCAGGGCTTGCCATCTATGCTGTGGTGTCACTCTCGTATATTGTCGCTGCCTCGGTGGGTGTTCTCTTTGTCATTCGGTTTATCCACGGGATTGCCTCTGCCATGATCGGCCCCGTTGCGATGGCATATGTCGGTGATATCACACCACCCGGTATGGAAGGAATGTACCAGGGAAAACTCTCCAATGCGTTCTATCTCGGGATGGGGGCGGGCCCGCTGATCGGTGGTGCCCTCTACCATCTCTCTGGGCTGGATGCGGTCTTCATGCTGATGTCCGGGCTGTCTGTCATCCCGTGTCTGCTCTGTATCCGCTATCTCCCCGAGTCAAAGCCGCAGTCCCGCACTCCTCCCTGTATCTGGAAGGCATTTTGCCACCGGCATATGTAG